The region TCCGCCCGCCGGGGCCGGTGCGGTTGCCCGACCGGATGCCTCCCCTGCGCTGCGGCGGGATGTCCTGCGTCGAGGTCTTGCTCTGCTGGCGCGACTGCCCCTGCTGCGCGCGGTCCTTGTTCACCGTGCGGGCGGCGATCTCCTCGGCGCGCCGCTCGCTGGACCCGCGCTCCTTGGTCGACTCCTTGATGTGCTCGTACTGGCGTTCCTGCTTTCGGTTCCACGCTTGCGGCATCGTGCGCATCTCCTTCCACGAGCGCGTCGGGGTGTCATCCGGCGGTCGCCTGAACGGGCGGTTCGCGGTCGCCGCCGCCTTCTACGACGTGCGTTTCCGCCACCGCTCCGGCTTCCTCGGCGAGAACGGCGCAATACGCCCGCGCATAGGTTTCGCGAACCAGCGGAGACCGCGCCTTCTGTTCGGCCGAAGTCCCCGGACCTAGCTCATCGGGCCTCACTGCGAAGTCGACGAGGATTCCGCTCCCGCTGTCGTCGGGGCGTCCTCGTCCGGTACGCAGCAACCACCCCGCTACAGGGCTCTCGCTCGGCCCCACTCGCAATTCGACTTCGCCTGCCGCCGCCAGTTCGCGCGGATCCCGGCTATCCGCCAGTTCGTGCGCGGCGCGACGGCCCGCGTCTTCCGCGGCCGCCACGAGCCCCTCCCAATCCTGCTCGAAGAGGGGACCCGATTCGGGCTGCCGTTGAACAACCACCGAAATCTCACCACCCAACTCTGCCGGTCGGTTACCCGCGCGTCCGGCTGTCTAATCCCGACCGGACGGGGAGGCGGCTAACCCGATTCCTCGGTGGCCGAATGCGGCGCACCGACCGGTTTCGACTCCGGAGAACCGCGCTGCCTGAGGTACACGCTGAACACGGCCATCGAACCGACCGCGAGGAACTCCGACTGCCAGTTCTGCGACGTCCGGCTCCAGAAGTCACCACTGGTCAGGTACTCCGCGAAGCCGACCGAGGCCCGGTGGTGCTGCTCGACCTGCTGGTAGTTGTAGGCCGACCAGCCCGACCACGCCTGCACTCCCCAGGAAGCGAGGAAGATCGTGCCCATCACCAGGCCCAGCGACACGGAGAAGAGCTTCCGGCGCGCCCCGCGGGCCCGGGCCGAGGGCGGTGACCGCCGCCGGGACCACCGCCCGACCTCCTGCTCGGGGTCGGTCTCGTCGCCCATCCGTTCGGCGGGCTTGGACTCCGGCGACCCGAGTTGCAGCAGCCAGACCGTGGCGTAGACGTAGAGGAAGAACTGCAGGTACTCCGACCGCCAGTTCTCCACGACGTCGACGGCGAACTGCGAGGACATCAGGTAGGAGCCCAGCCCGATCCCGGGCAGCCCGTGCGACGACTGCTCCTCGTTGAATTCCGCGTGGCCCGCGAGCGCCTGCCCGGCGAGCGCGGCCAGGAACAGCACGCCGAAGGCGATGCTCAGGCCGTTGTTGCGCAGGCTCCGCGCCGGCGCGCCCATCAGGGGTGCACCGCGCTGACGGCGGCGAAGTAGACCAGACCCGCGACGAGGTACGCCGCGAACACGAACCTGCCCACCACTTCGCACCTCCTCGGCGGTAACGGCGGGTACGCCGGACGGACACGCCTGGTCGGCAGCAGGGGTACCCGCTCCCGATCAGAAAGCAGGCACCGGCGGGACCGGCGGTCACCCCGGCAGGGTGCCGGTCGCGGCGAACTCCAGGCGCCGGGCGACCGACACCGCCTGGTCGGCGAAGCGCTCGTAGAAACGGGCGAGCAGGGCGAGGTTGATCGCCGCCGCGACGCCGTGCGTCCACTCGGCGCCGGTAGCGGCGTCGAGCAGCTCGGCGTGCAGCGCGTCGACCGCGTCGTCGGTGTGCCGGAGCTCGTCGAAGCCGCCTTCGGCGCCCTCCCCGGACACCAGCGCCGCGAGCCGGGTGGCCATGTCGATGTCGAGCCCGGCCATCTCGCGCACCCGGTCGAGGAGCTCGGGCGGGACGGCGGGTGCGGGGTGGGCGCGGCGGGCGATCTCGGCGACGTGGGCGGCCAGGTCGCCCATGCGTTCGACCTTGACCGCGCAGTAGATCGTGGCCAGCACGGTGCGCAGCTCGGTGGCCACGGGCGCCTGCGTCGCGAGCAGCGTGCTCGCGTGCTCCTCGCACCGCTCGCCCGCCTCGTCGAGCTCGACGTCGTCGGCGATGACGCGCTCGGAAAGCTCCAGGTCGGCCTCCAGCAGCGCCCGGGTGGCCCGGCGCATGGATTCCGCGGCGAGCCCGCACATGCCGGTCAGCTCGCCGCCCAGCCGCTCCAACTGCCCGTGGAACTCCTCGCGCACGTTTCGAGGGTATGCCTCCGCGCGCACTTCGCAGGGGGACCGGCGACGAGTTTTGCCGCTGGGCCGCAAGGGAATCAGGCGAGTGGGCAGGTCAAGGCCAGACCACGGCCCCGCAACGCCGAAGCCCTGACAGCGCCGAGGAGGCGAAGATGACCTTCAGGCAGGCATGCGCGAAGGCGGCGAGCACGGTTCGCCGTTGGACGTCGACAGCGCGGACCAGCGGTGTAGCAGGCGGCGGAGGGCGCGATCCGTTGCTGCACACCGGTCCGCGGACCCCGCCGGACCCGCCTGGTGGGGTTTCCCAGCGGCCCCGTCGCGGAAAGCCCTGAGCCGGGCGTGAGCGCCGCGCACCGAACCCCTGCGAACGCGGCCGCTCGCGCCCATACCGAACGCCACGGCAGTGCGCTGACTCTGCGTAGTCAGTTCCGGTTTCCAGCGTGGGTGACGGGCCTGGAATCCTGAGAGGACGAACACAAAGGGTGTTCGCGTCTCGGTTTCCGGTGCCAATGTGGTCGGGTGCCAGCCGGCGGGCCCAGCGCCCGCCGAGGTGCTCCCGCGACCACCTCCCCCGATGCGTTGCCCACGTGGCGATCCAGGTGCGCACGCAGGTCGCGGGCCCCGAACCCCGACGTGAAAGGCCGCACCGCCGTGCGCTCCTCGCCCGCCAGCGCGTTCCGCGCGCTCAGATACCCCGACTACCGGCGGTGGGCCACCGCGGACTTCGTGTCCGTGACCGGTGCGTGGATGCAGAACCTCGGGCTCAACTGGTTCGTGCTCACCAAGACCGGATCGCCCGGCCTGCTCGGGCTTTCCCTTCTGTTCCAGGCACTTCCGGGCGTGCTGCTCGCCTCGTGGGCGGGCGCGCTGGCCGACCGGTGGCCCGCGCAGCGGGTGCTGTACGTGACGCAGGCGCTGCACGGCGTGCTCGCGCTGGTGCTGGCCGGGGTGGCGTGGGCCGACGGCCCGCTCGGCGCCGTCTACGCGATCGCGCTGGCCGGCGGTGTGGTCTCGGTCTTCGACGGGCCGGCGCTGGGGCGCTTCGGCTCGCAGCTGGTCACCCGCGAGGACCTGAGCAACGCGCTGGGCCTGGGTTCGATCCTCAGTTCGGGCGGCCGGATCCTGGGCATGGGGCTGGCGGGCGCGCTCGTGGCCGTGACCGGCGTTCCGGTGCTGTTCCTGATCAACGCGCTGAGCTTCGGGGCGGTGCTGTTCGCGCTGGCCCGCGTGCGGCCGGAAGGGATCCACCCCATCGCCTCCAGCCCGCCCGAGCGGGCCGGCGTGCGGGCAGGGGTCCGCTACGTGTGCGGGCACCGGCCGCTGATCGTGCTGTTCGCGCTGACGTTCGTGCTCTCCAGCCTCGGCCGCAACTACCAGGTGACCATGGCCGCGATGAGCCAGGGGCCGCTGCACGCGGGCGCGGCCGGCTACAGCACGCTGTCGGTCGTGTTCGCCGCGGGCACCATCGTCGGCGGGTTCGTGGCCGCCTCCCGTCAGGAGCTGACCCTGCACCTGGTGCTCGCGATGGCGCTGGGCACCAGCGTCCTGCAGGCGTTCAGCGGTGCGGCGCCCGACCTGTGGACCTTCGCGGTCGCGGTGTTCCCCATCGCCGTCGGCGCGGTCGTGCTCGACACCGCCACCAGCACGCGCATCCAGCTCGACTCCGACGAGGACATGCGCGGCCGCGTGCTGGCCGCCAAGGGGATGGTCACCGCCGCCTCGGGCGCGGTCGGCGGGCCGCTGCTGGGCTGGATGTCGGAGACCGCCGGAGCCGGGCACGCCCTGCAGGTCGCCGGGGCCGTCACGGTCGCCGCGACCGCGGGCGCCTGGGCGCTGTTCTCGTGGATGAAGGAACGGCGCGACCTGCCTCGGCAGCAGAAGTGGGCGCGGCTGGCGGCGGTGCACCCCGCGTCGCCGTCGGTGGACCTGCCGCCGGTGGCGGACAAGGCGGTGGTGCGTCCACCGCGCGGACCCCAGTGGCAGCGACCCGGCCGGCGTCGCACCGGCCGCATCGCCCGCCGCCGCAACCGTGCGCGTTCGCACGCATCGGTGGAGTGACCCGGGCTCGCCGCTTACCGCGGGCGGTGGCCGGGTACGCCCGTGGCCGTAGGGACCCGATGCGAAGGTGCCAACGCCATGGGTGAACGACACGTCAGGCCGAGCGACGACGCCGAAGGCGGCTGGGTGGTGACCGGCCCCGACCCCGGCTCGAGCGAGCACCGCACCACGACGCAGGGCGGTGCGGTCGACTACGCCAGGGACCGCCTGCTGGCCGACGGCGGCGGGAAGCTCTTCGTGCACGGAACCGACGGGGTTGTCCGGGAAGAGCGTTCGGTGGGCGAAGGGGGTGGCTCATGAGCGGCCCGCCGCGCGGTGAGCTGCTGCGCCTGCTGTCCGGTGTGGACTACCCGGCGACCAAGCAGCAGATCCACGAGAAGCTGGTGGCGCAGGGCGCTCCGCCTGCTTGCCTGGCGGCTCTGGAGGACTTGCCGGAGGGCACCTACGTGGAGCCCGACACGGCGCTCCAGGCCATCCCGTACCAGAGCGGGTGAAGCGGGCGCGCACCGCGCGCTGCGCCGTGCACCGGGCGGCCACGGGGTCGCCCGGTGCACTCGTGTCGGAAGGGCGGGCTGGTGGTGCACGGCGCCGGGTTGGGGTCGGGGCACGCGGTTGCGGGCGGGCTGGGGTGGCCTGGGATCTGCCGATCGGGGCTGCGGGGCGCGGTTGGCGGTCGGGGCCTGTCGGCGAGGCTGCCGGTCGGGCTCGGCCTGCCGATCGGGCTGCGGGTCGAGTTCGCGGGGTCGGGACTTGGTGGTCCGATCCAGCCGACGAGGTGGCCGGTCGGGCTCGGCGGCGGGCCTGTCGGTAGAAGGCCGGTCGGGCTTGGCGGTCCAGGACTGCCCGCCGTCGAGGCCGCCGTGTCGGCGTGTTGGTCGGGTCGGCGTGTCGGTCAGGTCGCGGTCGGCCAGGTCGGTGTGCCGGTCAGGTCGCGTGCCGGGCAGGTCGCGTGCCGGGCAGGTCGCGTGCCGGGCAGGTCGCGTGCCGGTCGGGTCGGTGTGTCGGTGTGCCGGTGGGGTCGGTGTCGGGTCAGGGGGTCACCGGGGTGCGGCCCACACCCCGCCAGGACAACCCCGCCCGCCGCAACACGTCCGGATCCAGATGGTTGCGGGTATCCACCACCACCGGGCCCTCCAACAGCCCCGCCACCCGCGTCCAGTCCACCGTCCGGAACTCCTGCCACTCGGTCAGCACCACCAACCCCGCCGCGCCCTTGGCCGCCTGATACGGGTCATCCACCAACGTCACCAACTCCGCCACCCCCGGCTCATCGCCCCGCAACCCCGGGTCGTAGGCCACCAGCTCCGCACCCCGCGCCGCCAGCAACCCCGCCACCGCCATCGCCGGCGAATCCCGCAGATCATCCGTACCCGCCTTGAACGTCAACCCCAACAACCCCAACCGCACACCCCGCAACGACGCACCCGCGCCCACCCCGCAGGCCTCGGCGACCTTGTCCACCATCCGCTCCCGCTGCCGCGCGTTGGCCGCGATCGTCTCCCGCAACAACCCGAACTCGAACTCCACCGACTCCGCCACCCGCATCAACGCCGCGGTGTCCTTCGGCAGACACGACCCACCCCAACCCGGACCCGGCTGCAGGAACGACTGCCCGATCCGCCGATCGAACCCCATCCCCTCGGTCACATCCGCGATATCGGCACCCAACCGCTCGCACAACTCCGCCACCGCGTTCACATACGACAACTTCGTCGCCAGAAAACAGTTCGCCGCGTACTTGACCATCTCCGCGCTCGCCGCGTCGGTCAGCACCGTCGGCGCCCCCAACCGCGCATACAACGCCGCCACCCGCTCCGCCGCGTCCTGCGAATCCGAACCCACCACGATCCGATCCGGATTCAGGAAGTCATGCACCGCCGAACCCTCACGCAAGAACTCCGGATTGCTCACCACCGCCACATCCGCACGCCCCACCAGCTCGGCCACCCGCGCCGAGGTACCCACCGGCACCGTCGACTTGCACACCAGCACACACCCCGCCGGCAGCAACTCACCCACCTCGGCCACCACCGACTCCACCGCCGCCAGATCCGCCGCACCACCCGAACCCATCGGCGTCGGCACGCACAAGAACACCACCTCGGCCTCGGCCACCGCCGCCGCCGACCCCACCGCGAACTCCAACCGCCCCGCGGCCAGCCCCTCACCCACCAACTCGGCCAGCCCCGGCTCCAGAATCCGCACCTCACCCCGCGCCAACACCGCCACCTTGGCCGCGTCCACATCGCTGCACACCACCCGATGCCCCAACGACGCCAGACACGCACCCGTGGTCAACCCGACGTAACCGGTCCCCACCACAACGATCCGACGGGCGAACATGCGTCCTCCTCCGGGAAGGTGCCGGCGGCGGCGACGGCGTGCAGCAGCCCCGGTTCGGCAGCCGCCGCCCGAAGCACCTCGATGCTGCGCCGCTGCGCCGGAGACAGCGGAGCGGGCCTCGTGCAGGAAGTCCCGATGCGGGTGTCGTAGGACAGCGCCCGGACGACGCTGGTGATGTCGACGCCGAGCCGGTCGCACAGCTGCGCGAGGTCGTTGAAGAACGACTGCTTCACCGCCGCGCAGCCGTTCACCGCGTGCGGCAGCAGGTCCGCGCTCCGCACGTCCGTGCGAACGACGGGCGCCGCGATGCCCTCGTACAGTGAATGGACCGCATCGCCGGCATCGTCCACATCAGACCCGATGACGACCGCGTCCGGCGTGAGCCACTGCGCGGTGGAGCATTCGGACTGCCGTGGATTGCTGATCAGCGCCAGGTCGCCGCGGCGCAGCCCGGCGCGCAGCGCATATGTCGATTCCCATGGTGGGCAACAGGAATTGACCACGACGGCCCCGGGCCGCAGGTGCTCGCGCACCGGCGCCAGCACCGCTTCGCCGTCGCGGGCTCCGCACACGAAGACGATCTCGGCGCGCCGCGCGGACTCGCCCGACCGGAGAACCTCGTGCCCCAGCACGGCAAGGCCCTCGGCCGCCACCCGGCACGGCCCCTCGGCGCCGACGACGAGGACCCGGCGGCGCGGGCCCGTCACGGCGGTCCCCCACGTGGCACGGCGGCGCACCGGTCGAGCTGCGCCGCGGCCGCCTCGATCACCTCGTCGGTGGTCAGCCGCAGCAGGCCGGGGTCCGGCTCGTCGGCGAAGGTGTCGCCCACCGTGCCCGTCCACAGCGCGACGTGGTTCGGGTCCTCCGGTGGCCCCCACTCCGCTGGGGACACCGGGCCGAACAGCACCACCGACGGCGTGCCGAAGCCGGTGGCCAGGTGCGCGACGCCGGTGTCACCGCACACCACCAGCCGGGCGCTCGCGACCAGCGCGGCCAGTTCCGGCAGCGCGGTGCGCCCCGCGAGCACGCTTTCCGGTGGCAGGTCTGCGAGTGCCGCGACCTGGTGGGCGCGCTCGCGCTCCTCGGCGCCGCCGGTGATCACCACCCGCCGGCCCCGCGCGGCCAGCCAGCGGGCCAGCGCGGCGAAGCGCTCCCGCGGCCAGCATCGGGCGGCGTGGCTGGCGCCGGGGTGCACGACGACGGCGTCCGGCGCCGGGCTCGTCGCGTCCGGGGGCCGTAGCCGGAGGTCGTCGTGATCGGCCGGGATGCCGTGGTGCCGCAGCAACCGGCACCATCGCCGCACCTCGTGCTCACCGCTCGGCCAGCGGGGTCCCTCCACATCGGGCAGAGCAGGGTTCGCGTGGGTGACCAGCCGCCGCGGACGGGCGGCGCGCAGAGCCGTGGTGCTCTGCGGACCCGAGCCGTGCAGGTTCACCGCGAGCTCCACCGGCGCATCCGGCCAGTCGAACTCGCGCATGTCCGGCGTCGGGTGCAGCTCGTCCACCGCGTCCACCAGCGGCAGCAGCGGCCCCAGACCACGCGGCGCGGCGAGGACGATGCGGTGGCCGGGGTGGGCCCGCCGCAGCCCGCGCAGCGCCGGGACCGCGGTCAGCAGGTCGCCCAGCCCCAGCGCCCGCAGGACGAGCACGGTGCTCGTCACGGCCAGGACCCTTCCTCCGACGAACACACCACCATCTCGCGGACCTCGCACCCGGCGGGCTGGCGCAGCGCGAACAGCACCGTCCGCGCCACGTCCTCGGGCCGGTTGAGCTTGGCGTCCGCCGGCGGCTTGTACTGCTCGTCCCGCCCGTCGAAGAACGCCGTGTGCATGCCGCCCGGCACGAGCGTGGTCACGCCGACCGAACCGGCCGTCTCGGCGGCCAGCGCCCGGGAGAAGCCGAGCACGCCGAACTTGGACGCGCAGTAGGCCGTCGCGTCCGGCACCGCCTTCAGGCCCAGCGTCGAGGAGCAGGTGACGACTGCTCCGCGGCTCTGCTTCAGGTACGGCAGCGCGGTGCGCACCACCGCCGCCGTGCCGAGCAGGTTCACCCGCACCACGCGATCCCACTCCTCGGCGGGCACCGAGTCGATCGGTCCGCAGGAGTCGACCCCGGCGGCGGTGAACACCGAGTCGAGCCTGCCGCCTGCCTTGCGGACCAGCTCGTGGACCGCCTCCTCGGTGGCCTCCCGGTCGGCGAGGTCCGCCCGGACGTGCGGTGCGTCGATCTCCGGGGCGGCGATGTCGAGCACGAGCGGGCTCCCGCCCTCCTCGGCCACGGCCCGGGCCGTCGCGGCGCCCAGGCCCGACGCGCCTCCGGTGATGAGTACGTTGCCGAGCGGCTTCATCGTTCTCCCTCCTCGGGTCGGTGCGTGCTCTACACGGCCGTGCTCAGACCGCTGAGCAGCCTCGTCGTCGAGTAGCCCTCGACCAGCGGGACGAACACGGTGCGACCGCCGTGGCGGTGGACCACGTCGGCCTCGGGCAGCGAGGCGAGGTCGTAGTCGCCTCCCTTCACCCACACGTCGGGCCGCAGCTCGTCGAGCAGCGCCGACGGTGAGCTCTCGTCGAAGACCGCGACGGCGTCGACCGGTTCGAGCGCCTCCAGCAGGTGCCTGCGGTCGGCCTCGCCGACGACCGGGCGGCCGGGGCCCTTGAGCCTGCGCACCGAGTCGTCGGAGTTCATGCACACCACGAGCGCGTCGCCCAGCTCGCGGGCACGTTGCAGGAGCCGCACGTGGCCGGGGTGCAGCAGGTCGAAGCACCCGCCGGTGGCCACCAGCCGCCCACCGCCGCGACGCACGTCGGCGGCGACGTCCAGCGCGTTGCGCCCGCCCGTGGCCCCGTCCTCCAGGGCGGGCCTGCCCGCGGTCGGGTCGGTGGCGACCGCCCGCTCCTGACTTGTGGCCAGGTGCGAGGCGCCGCCGTCGGCGACGAAGCGGCTGGCGGCGTCGACCGCCTCCGACACCGCGTCCGGGCGTTCGGAGCCCTCGGCCATCGTCAGCGCGACGGCGACCGCGAAGCTGTCGCCCGCGCCGCAGACGTCGGCGCTGGACCTGACCGAGCGGGCGCGGGGCACCGGGAAGGGCTGACCCCTGTGCGGGGGGACGAGCATCGCCCCCTCGCACCCCAGTGTCACCGCGACCGCTCGGCACCCCCAGCGCCGCAGCAGCTCCCGGCCCGCGCCGGCGGCGGAGTCGAGGTGCTGCGTTCCGGTGAAGTACGCGGCCTCCGCGCGGTTGGGCACCACCAGGTCGGCGCGCTCCACCGGTTCGGCACCCCTGCCGTGCGGATCCCACACCAGGGGCACGTCGGAGGGCAGCCCGCGCAGGGCGCGGCGCAGGGAAGAGTTGCGCGTCGTGCCCCGTCCGTAGTCGGCGACCAGCACCGCGCCCGCGTTGTTGAGCACCGGCGGGAGGTGCGCGCCGAGCGGCCCGTCGAGCACCTGGCCCTCGCCGGAGTCGACCCGCAGCAGCGACTGGCCGGCGACCCGCACCCGCGTCTTGCACGGCGTGGCGCCCTGGAACGGCAGGTCGACCAGCCGGACGTGCTCGGCCAGCAGTCCGCTCAGCTCGCGGCCGTGGTCGTCGGTGCCGACACCGGCGACGAGCACGACCTCCACGCCCTGGCGGGCGGCGATCAGCGCGGCCAGTCCCGCACCGCCGGGGCGGCGCCTGCGCGCGGTGACGTCGACGACCGG is a window of Saccharopolyspora erythraea NRRL 2338 DNA encoding:
- a CDS encoding DUF6766 family protein, giving the protein MGAPARSLRNNGLSIAFGVLFLAALAGQALAGHAEFNEEQSSHGLPGIGLGSYLMSSQFAVDVVENWRSEYLQFFLYVYATVWLLQLGSPESKPAERMGDETDPEQEVGRWSRRRSPPSARARGARRKLFSVSLGLVMGTIFLASWGVQAWSGWSAYNYQQVEQHHRASVGFAEYLTSGDFWSRTSQNWQSEFLAVGSMAVFSVYLRQRGSPESKPVGAPHSATEESG
- a CDS encoding phosphate signaling complex PhoU family protein, producing the protein MREEFHGQLERLGGELTGMCGLAAESMRRATRALLEADLELSERVIADDVELDEAGERCEEHASTLLATQAPVATELRTVLATIYCAVKVERMGDLAAHVAEIARRAHPAPAVPPELLDRVREMAGLDIDMATRLAALVSGEGAEGGFDELRHTDDAVDALHAELLDAATGAEWTHGVAAAINLALLARFYERFADQAVSVARRLEFAATGTLPG
- a CDS encoding MFS transporter — protein: MKGRTAVRSSPASAFRALRYPDYRRWATADFVSVTGAWMQNLGLNWFVLTKTGSPGLLGLSLLFQALPGVLLASWAGALADRWPAQRVLYVTQALHGVLALVLAGVAWADGPLGAVYAIALAGGVVSVFDGPALGRFGSQLVTREDLSNALGLGSILSSGGRILGMGLAGALVAVTGVPVLFLINALSFGAVLFALARVRPEGIHPIASSPPERAGVRAGVRYVCGHRPLIVLFALTFVLSSLGRNYQVTMAAMSQGPLHAGAAGYSTLSVVFAAGTIVGGFVAASRQELTLHLVLAMALGTSVLQAFSGAAPDLWTFAVAVFPIAVGAVVLDTATSTRIQLDSDEDMRGRVLAAKGMVTAASGAVGGPLLGWMSETAGAGHALQVAGAVTVAATAGAWALFSWMKERRDLPRQQKWARLAAVHPASPSVDLPPVADKAVVRPPRGPQWQRPGRRRTGRIARRRNRARSHASVE
- a CDS encoding DUF2188 domain-containing protein, with amino-acid sequence MGERHVRPSDDAEGGWVVTGPDPGSSEHRTTTQGGAVDYARDRLLADGGGKLFVHGTDGVVREERSVGEGGGS
- a CDS encoding DUF2795 domain-containing protein, producing the protein MSGPPRGELLRLLSGVDYPATKQQIHEKLVAQGAPPACLAALEDLPEGTYVEPDTALQAIPYQSG
- a CDS encoding UDP-glucose dehydrogenase family protein; translation: MFARRIVVVGTGYVGLTTGACLASLGHRVVCSDVDAAKVAVLARGEVRILEPGLAELVGEGLAAGRLEFAVGSAAAVAEAEVVFLCVPTPMGSGGAADLAAVESVVAEVGELLPAGCVLVCKSTVPVGTSARVAELVGRADVAVVSNPEFLREGSAVHDFLNPDRIVVGSDSQDAAERVAALYARLGAPTVLTDAASAEMVKYAANCFLATKLSYVNAVAELCERLGADIADVTEGMGFDRRIGQSFLQPGPGWGGSCLPKDTAALMRVAESVEFEFGLLRETIAANARQRERMVDKVAEACGVGAGASLRGVRLGLLGLTFKAGTDDLRDSPAMAVAGLLAARGAELVAYDPGLRGDEPGVAELVTLVDDPYQAAKGAAGLVVLTEWQEFRTVDWTRVAGLLEGPVVVDTRNHLDPDVLRRAGLSWRGVGRTPVTP
- a CDS encoding UDP-glucose 6-dehydrogenase, with the protein product MTGPRRRVLVVGAEGPCRVAAEGLAVLGHEVLRSGESARRAEIVFVCGARDGEAVLAPVREHLRPGAVVVNSCCPPWESTYALRAGLRRGDLALISNPRQSECSTAQWLTPDAVVIGSDVDDAGDAVHSLYEGIAAPVVRTDVRSADLLPHAVNGCAAVKQSFFNDLAQLCDRLGVDITSVVRALSYDTRIGTSCTRPAPLSPAQRRSIEVLRAAAAEPGLLHAVAAAGTFPEEDACSPVGSLWWGPVTSG
- a CDS encoding glycosyltransferase family 9 protein; its protein translation is MTSTVLVLRALGLGDLLTAVPALRGLRRAHPGHRIVLAAPRGLGPLLPLVDAVDELHPTPDMREFDWPDAPVELAVNLHGSGPQSTTALRAARPRRLVTHANPALPDVEGPRWPSGEHEVRRWCRLLRHHGIPADHDDLRLRPPDATSPAPDAVVVHPGASHAARCWPRERFAALARWLAARGRRVVITGGAEERERAHQVAALADLPPESVLAGRTALPELAALVASARLVVCGDTGVAHLATGFGTPSVVLFGPVSPAEWGPPEDPNHVALWTGTVGDTFADEPDPGLLRLTTDEVIEAAAAQLDRCAAVPRGGPP
- a CDS encoding SDR family oxidoreductase, with the protein product MKPLGNVLITGGASGLGAATARAVAEEGGSPLVLDIAAPEIDAPHVRADLADREATEEAVHELVRKAGGRLDSVFTAAGVDSCGPIDSVPAEEWDRVVRVNLLGTAAVVRTALPYLKQSRGAVVTCSSTLGLKAVPDATAYCASKFGVLGFSRALAAETAGSVGVTTLVPGGMHTAFFDGRDEQYKPPADAKLNRPEDVARTVLFALRQPAGCEVREMVVCSSEEGSWP
- a CDS encoding PfkB family carbohydrate kinase, coding for MRGPLVVVGDALLDIDIEGTAERLCPDAPVPVVDVTARRRRPGGAGLAALIAARQGVEVVLVAGVGTDDHGRELSGLLAEHVRLVDLPFQGATPCKTRVRVAGQSLLRVDSGEGQVLDGPLGAHLPPVLNNAGAVLVADYGRGTTRNSSLRRALRGLPSDVPLVWDPHGRGAEPVERADLVVPNRAEAAYFTGTQHLDSAAGAGRELLRRWGCRAVAVTLGCEGAMLVPPHRGQPFPVPRARSVRSSADVCGAGDSFAVAVALTMAEGSERPDAVSEAVDAASRFVADGGASHLATSQERAVATDPTAGRPALEDGATGGRNALDVAADVRRGGGRLVATGGCFDLLHPGHVRLLQRARELGDALVVCMNSDDSVRRLKGPGRPVVGEADRRHLLEALEPVDAVAVFDESSPSALLDELRPDVWVKGGDYDLASLPEADVVHRHGGRTVFVPLVEGYSTTRLLSGLSTAV